A window from Gasterosteus aculeatus chromosome 14, fGasAcu3.hap1.1, whole genome shotgun sequence encodes these proteins:
- the LOC120832250 gene encoding cytosolic purine 5'-nucleotidase isoform X2, producing the protein MDSDPSVSPDAPKVKRTFDQMVFVNRSVTMEDIQCYGFDMDYTMAVYKSPDYESLGFEMIRDRMVSVGYPHELLRYTYDPSFPTRGLVIDTAFGNLLKVDSNGNILVCSHGFRFLKGVDVHLYYPNKFIQRDNTDRFHTLNTLFNLSETYFYSCLVDFFTRCNRYTNLLKGFQHGDLFMSYRSMFQDVRDTVDFIHDTGILKERTIKNMEKYVIRDPNLPVFLSRIKAVAKVFLATNSDYSYTEAIMNYLLENNPNAGREKRSWRSFFDLIVVDTKKPLFFAEGTVLRQVDTDTGKLRIGTYTGDLHAGTVYSGGSSDLICDLLDVKGKDILYVGDHIFGDILKSKKRQGWRTFLVVPELTKELQVWDEKKGLFEELKRLDVFLAELYKHLDSGSQGCPDIRTIQTRMKCLLCVSAGADLQDGHVLRPDGQPAAQRRQTDAVWQPADALRGSILLQLHQPAALPL; encoded by the exons ATGGACTCAGATCCCAGCGTCTCCCCTGATGCGCCCAAGGTGAAGAGGACCTTTGACCAAAT GGTGTTCGTCAACAGAAGTGTGACCATGGAAGACATCCAGTGTTATGGATTCGACATGGACTACACCATGGCAG TGTACAAGTCTCCTGACTACGAGAGCCTTGGCTTTGAGATGATAAGAGACAGAATGGTGTCTGTCGGATACCCTCACGAGCTTCTACGCTACACATACGACCCCAGCTTCCCCACGCG CGGTTTAGTGATCGACACCGCGTTTGGGAACCTCCTGAAGGTGGATTCAAATGGGAATATTTTGGTCTGCAGTCACGGCTTCCGCTTCCTCAAAGG AGTCGACGTTCACCTCTACTACCCCAACAAGTTCATCCAAAGAGACAACACCGACCGTTTCCACACTCTCAACACTCTCTTCAATCTTTCCG AGACTTACTTCTACAGCTGCCTTGTGGACTTCTTCACCAGATGCAACAGATACACAAA CCTCCTGAAAGGTTTCCAGCATGGCGACTTGTTCATGTCCTACAGAAGCATGTTCCAGGACGTCCGAGACACGGTGGACTTCATTCACGACACG GGAATCCTGAAGGAACGAACGATCAAGAACATGGAGAAATACGTTATCAGAGAT CCGAATCTCCCTGTGTTCTTGAGCCGGATTAAAGCTGTGGCGAAAGTCTTCCTCGCCACCAACAGTGACTACAGCTACACAGAG GCCATTATGAACTACCTGCTTGAAAATAATCCCAAC GCCGGAAGGGAGAAAAGGTCCTGGCGCTCCTTCTTCGACCTCATTGTGGTGGACACCAAAAAGCCTCTGTTCTTTGCAGAGGGGACAGTGCTGAGACAAGTGGACACG GACACGGGAAAGCTTCGGATCGGGACGTACACCGGCGACCTCCATGCTGGAACCGTCTACTCCGGAG GTTCTTCGGACCTTATCTGCGACCTGCTGGACGTCAAAGGCAAAGACATCCTCTACGTCGGCGACCACATCTTCGGCGACATCCTCAAATCCAAGAAGCGCCAGGGCTGGAGGACTTTCCTCGTGGTGCCGGAGCTCACCAAGGAGCTGCAGGTGTGGGACGAGAAGAAGG GTCTGTTTGAGGAGCTGAAACGTCTCGACGTCTTCTTGGCGGAACTCTACAA GCACCTGGACAGCGGAAGTCAAGGGTGTCCCGACATCCGGACTATTCAGACCAGAATGAAG tgcttgttgtgtgtgtctgcaggtgctGACCTACAGGATGGACATGTCTTACGGCCAGATGGGCAGCCTGCTGCGCAGCGGCGCCAGACAGACGCTGTTTGGCAGCCAGCTGATGCGTTACGCGGATCTATACTCCTCCAACTGCATCAACCTGCTGCACTACCCCTTTAA
- the LOC120832250 gene encoding cytosolic purine 5'-nucleotidase isoform X1: MDSDPSVSPDAPKVKRTFDQMVFVNRSVTMEDIQCYGFDMDYTMAVYKSPDYESLGFEMIRDRMVSVGYPHELLRYTYDPSFPTRGLVIDTAFGNLLKVDSNGNILVCSHGFRFLKGVDVHLYYPNKFIQRDNTDRFHTLNTLFNLSETYFYSCLVDFFTRCNRYTNLLKGFQHGDLFMSYRSMFQDVRDTVDFIHDTGILKERTIKNMEKYVIRDPNLPVFLSRIKAVAKVFLATNSDYSYTEAIMNYLLENNPNAGREKRSWRSFFDLIVVDTKKPLFFAEGTVLRQVDTDTGKLRIGTYTGDLHAGTVYSGGSSDLICDLLDVKGKDILYVGDHIFGDILKSKKRQGWRTFLVVPELTKELQVWDEKKGLFEELKRLDVFLAELYKHLDSGSQGCPDIRTIQTRMKVLTYRMDMSYGQMGSLLRSGARQTLFGSQLMRYADLYSSNCINLLHYPFNYLFMAPPVLMPHEAAAQHAADVASAELARINNTAMMGRN; encoded by the exons ATGGACTCAGATCCCAGCGTCTCCCCTGATGCGCCCAAGGTGAAGAGGACCTTTGACCAAAT GGTGTTCGTCAACAGAAGTGTGACCATGGAAGACATCCAGTGTTATGGATTCGACATGGACTACACCATGGCAG TGTACAAGTCTCCTGACTACGAGAGCCTTGGCTTTGAGATGATAAGAGACAGAATGGTGTCTGTCGGATACCCTCACGAGCTTCTACGCTACACATACGACCCCAGCTTCCCCACGCG CGGTTTAGTGATCGACACCGCGTTTGGGAACCTCCTGAAGGTGGATTCAAATGGGAATATTTTGGTCTGCAGTCACGGCTTCCGCTTCCTCAAAGG AGTCGACGTTCACCTCTACTACCCCAACAAGTTCATCCAAAGAGACAACACCGACCGTTTCCACACTCTCAACACTCTCTTCAATCTTTCCG AGACTTACTTCTACAGCTGCCTTGTGGACTTCTTCACCAGATGCAACAGATACACAAA CCTCCTGAAAGGTTTCCAGCATGGCGACTTGTTCATGTCCTACAGAAGCATGTTCCAGGACGTCCGAGACACGGTGGACTTCATTCACGACACG GGAATCCTGAAGGAACGAACGATCAAGAACATGGAGAAATACGTTATCAGAGAT CCGAATCTCCCTGTGTTCTTGAGCCGGATTAAAGCTGTGGCGAAAGTCTTCCTCGCCACCAACAGTGACTACAGCTACACAGAG GCCATTATGAACTACCTGCTTGAAAATAATCCCAAC GCCGGAAGGGAGAAAAGGTCCTGGCGCTCCTTCTTCGACCTCATTGTGGTGGACACCAAAAAGCCTCTGTTCTTTGCAGAGGGGACAGTGCTGAGACAAGTGGACACG GACACGGGAAAGCTTCGGATCGGGACGTACACCGGCGACCTCCATGCTGGAACCGTCTACTCCGGAG GTTCTTCGGACCTTATCTGCGACCTGCTGGACGTCAAAGGCAAAGACATCCTCTACGTCGGCGACCACATCTTCGGCGACATCCTCAAATCCAAGAAGCGCCAGGGCTGGAGGACTTTCCTCGTGGTGCCGGAGCTCACCAAGGAGCTGCAGGTGTGGGACGAGAAGAAGG GTCTGTTTGAGGAGCTGAAACGTCTCGACGTCTTCTTGGCGGAACTCTACAA GCACCTGGACAGCGGAAGTCAAGGGTGTCCCGACATCCGGACTATTCAGACCAGAATGAAG gtgctGACCTACAGGATGGACATGTCTTACGGCCAGATGGGCAGCCTGCTGCGCAGCGGCGCCAGACAGACGCTGTTTGGCAGCCAGCTGATGCGTTACGCGGATCTATACTCCTCCAACTGCATCAACCTGCTGCACTACCCCTTTAATTACCTCTTCATGGCTCCCCCAGTGCTG ATGCCCCACGAAGCGGCGGCGCAACACGCGGCCGACGTCGCCTCAGCAGAGCTCGCTCGCATCAACAACACGGCCATGATGGGCAGGAACTAA